A genomic segment from Microbulbifer elongatus encodes:
- a CDS encoding PKD domain-containing protein translates to MRKFTLNHFSQKLAQSALCLAVGVSTAGAATIENPGFESGWSGWEDVDPSAISGVAHTGSGSAKITGSGGAFSQQVAVDPHTDYSLSAWLRGAGGIEVTVGSDTYSDADSYTDWGELGVTFNSGSHSSVTVTGTYNGGEGRFDDFSIVNGGGSSSGGGSSSSSSSSSGSGSSSGSGGGGTDLCEIQSSSASSDDGNGPANAHDGNLGSRWSANGAGEYITFDLGSSCMVSALNIAWYKGDSRMASFEVYVGDNENNLTYVYGGNSSGNSLQLEAHNFDDFSGRYVRVVGLGNTSNSWNSMTEIEVVRGEGGPGSPSAVIDVPANVTVGIPFTLDGSGSYNSNGGSLNFSWDFGDGITSVEESPVHTYNSTGVYTVNLQVTNAGGITDSTSAEVTVSELPSEYPVATISGSTTTRVNTSLNLSGSSSYDPDGGDITAYAWDFGDGSNGSGANVSHTYSEQGSYTVTLTVTDDEGFESSTTETITVDNAAVEDLWPLVNNSFELSSSTGGWEERDPANVVSTNGTSNPMPVDGGRLLVIKGDGGRMEQAIYKPAAGNRYQVSAWVYNHGTIGIQDLGSDNVYETTTNHGDGWQQVTVEYVSTGSPALAYARYGDGSGDAIFDLFEAENVTTQADLDVPPPAPIMRYASQVIDLSWWKLTLPINGAEEHYTPDLYTFSSDEWFKLIFDEAEQEYAVQFRANHHGDSTSGSSNPRSELREMTQNYHFQNSKSAAAWSNTDGKKHTMWIKQKVTNLTHVKPHVVVGQIHDSGDDVVVFRIEGHNGTCPPGTDDDWDNCGTVGNPDTHANLWITNGNDRHGYLVDGNYELGTVFTVKMESYDGQTHFYYNEEKVPYVHDEAISGCYFKLGNYTQSHDGTAPGESYENYAETYVYDYYVSHE, encoded by the coding sequence ATGAGAAAATTCACTTTGAATCATTTCAGTCAGAAGCTGGCGCAATCTGCGCTCTGCCTGGCGGTTGGTGTATCCACAGCGGGTGCGGCGACTATCGAGAACCCGGGTTTCGAATCCGGTTGGTCCGGCTGGGAGGATGTTGATCCCTCGGCGATTTCCGGCGTTGCGCACACGGGCAGTGGCAGTGCAAAAATTACCGGTTCCGGCGGTGCTTTTTCCCAGCAGGTGGCGGTAGATCCGCATACGGATTACAGCCTGAGTGCGTGGCTGCGAGGCGCCGGTGGTATTGAGGTCACCGTCGGATCCGATACTTACAGTGATGCCGACAGTTACACCGACTGGGGTGAACTGGGAGTGACCTTCAACTCCGGCAGTCACAGCAGCGTAACGGTCACCGGTACCTATAACGGCGGCGAAGGTCGCTTTGACGACTTCTCCATCGTAAATGGCGGCGGTTCCAGTTCTGGCGGTGGCTCCAGTTCAAGTTCCAGCTCCAGTTCCGGATCGGGTTCCAGTTCCGGCTCCGGGGGTGGCGGCACTGACCTGTGTGAAATCCAGTCTTCCAGCGCCAGTTCCGATGACGGCAACGGACCGGCCAATGCCCACGACGGCAATCTCGGTTCACGCTGGTCCGCCAATGGTGCCGGCGAATACATCACCTTCGATCTGGGCAGCAGTTGCATGGTGAGTGCACTGAATATCGCCTGGTACAAGGGCGATAGCCGTATGGCGTCATTTGAAGTCTACGTGGGCGACAACGAAAACAATCTCACCTACGTGTACGGTGGCAACAGTTCCGGTAACAGCCTGCAACTGGAGGCGCACAATTTTGACGATTTCTCCGGTCGCTACGTGCGGGTGGTGGGCCTCGGCAACACGTCCAATAGCTGGAACAGTATGACCGAGATTGAAGTGGTGCGCGGCGAAGGCGGCCCGGGCAGCCCCAGCGCGGTGATCGATGTACCGGCGAATGTAACCGTGGGTATTCCGTTTACTCTGGACGGCAGCGGTTCCTACAATTCCAATGGCGGGTCGCTGAATTTCAGTTGGGATTTCGGTGACGGTATTACCTCAGTGGAGGAGAGCCCGGTGCACACCTACAACAGCACCGGTGTGTACACGGTGAATCTGCAGGTCACCAACGCCGGTGGTATTACCGATAGTACCAGTGCCGAAGTGACTGTCAGCGAACTTCCCTCCGAGTACCCGGTGGCCACCATCAGCGGCTCTACCACCACGCGGGTAAACACCAGCCTGAACCTCAGTGGTTCGTCTTCCTACGATCCGGACGGTGGCGATATTACTGCCTACGCCTGGGACTTTGGCGATGGCAGCAACGGCAGTGGCGCCAATGTTTCGCATACCTACAGTGAGCAGGGCAGTTACACGGTTACCCTGACGGTTACCGATGATGAGGGCTTTGAATCCTCTACGACCGAAACCATCACCGTGGATAACGCGGCAGTGGAAGACCTGTGGCCCCTGGTCAACAACAGTTTTGAGCTGAGTTCGTCCACCGGGGGCTGGGAGGAGCGAGACCCCGCCAACGTGGTTTCCACCAACGGTACCTCCAACCCAATGCCGGTGGACGGTGGCCGCCTGCTGGTGATCAAGGGCGATGGTGGTCGTATGGAGCAAGCGATCTACAAGCCGGCTGCGGGCAACCGCTATCAGGTGAGCGCCTGGGTTTACAATCACGGCACCATCGGTATTCAGGACCTGGGTTCGGATAACGTCTACGAGACCACCACCAATCACGGCGATGGCTGGCAGCAGGTTACCGTGGAGTATGTTTCTACCGGATCACCGGCACTGGCCTATGCCCGCTACGGCGATGGCAGCGGTGACGCAATCTTCGATCTGTTTGAAGCGGAAAACGTCACCACCCAGGCCGACCTCGATGTGCCGCCGCCAGCGCCGATCATGCGCTACGCGTCTCAGGTCATCGACCTGTCCTGGTGGAAGCTGACCCTGCCGATCAACGGTGCCGAGGAGCACTACACGCCGGACCTCTACACCTTCTCCAGTGACGAATGGTTCAAACTGATCTTCGACGAAGCGGAGCAGGAGTACGCGGTACAGTTCCGGGCCAATCACCACGGCGATTCCACCAGCGGTTCCAGTAACCCGCGCAGCGAATTGCGGGAGATGACCCAGAACTACCACTTCCAGAACTCGAAGAGTGCGGCGGCCTGGTCCAACACCGATGGCAAAAAGCACACCATGTGGATCAAACAGAAGGTCACCAACCTGACCCATGTGAAGCCTCATGTGGTGGTGGGCCAGATTCACGACTCCGGAGACGATGTGGTGGTATTCCGCATTGAAGGCCACAACGGCACCTGTCCTCCGGGCACCGATGACGACTGGGATAACTGCGGCACCGTGGGCAACCCGGATACCCATGCGAACCTGTGGATCACCAATGGCAACGACCGCCACGGTTATCTGGTGGATGGCAACTACGAGTTGGGTACCGTATTTACCGTGAAGATGGAGTCCTACGACGGACAGACCCACTTCTACTACAACGAGGAAAAGGTCCCCTACGTGCACGATGAAGCCATCTCCGGCTGTTACTTCAAGCTGGGCAATTACACCCAGTCTCACGATGGCACGGCACCGGGGGAAAGCTACGAAAACTATGCAGAAACCTATGTGTACGACTACTACGTCTCTCACGAGTAG
- a CDS encoding TonB-dependent receptor, translating to MSNKSLLNHCALLPLLATGALSAAPALAEEKAQQDTLETVVVVGQATDSEITPEQLEKQQANDLSDVFRHIPSVSVGGSIGIAQKVYIRGMEDTLLNVTVDGAPQTGTLFHHIGRVSIEPELLERVEVQSGAGEATSGPGAIGGAIRFKTKDADDLLASGEQLGARVKGAYFSNDGTKGSASVYGKLGENWGVIGSFVQVERDNMQDGDGNEIRGTATDQNLAFFKVSGDIAENQKLTVSYEQREESGELSQRPNWVLLEDAPLYPMDAERETLVANYSAKLSDALNLEITAYDTNSDMAQDGRWGLYGGNTQSTGFDIRNTSTIGQHQLTYGVEQRNDEVKAGPRGATVQEYIDAGWETGLSEKGEVLGVYVQDHWQVTEPLLISLGVRYDAYDLEQVNYTGEASSDEVSPNIGFRYAFNEAWTLSAGHAQAVRGKEIGDSFTLEGAAIAPDLAAETVDNNELALEYAGAALALKAAVYQSTIDNVIYDQQGAGVYYENIGELESDGFELSGAYSYDSWYVSAAYSHNDSELNGNVVNGYENNGLGNTRGDTFTLGVDYALSDQLDLGWSLTHVQDLNDVVVLHRSLELGWIDELQTIDKPGYQVHDVYLRWQPLQDDSLAVNFAVQNLFDEHYRDHSSVGDYSHIPGWEIVSGLYEAGRDVRLSVDYRF from the coding sequence ATGTCTAACAAGTCTCTACTCAATCACTGCGCGCTATTGCCCCTGCTCGCGACCGGTGCGCTCTCTGCCGCACCCGCGCTGGCGGAGGAAAAAGCACAACAGGACACCCTGGAGACGGTTGTCGTGGTCGGCCAAGCCACGGATAGCGAAATTACGCCGGAGCAGCTGGAAAAGCAGCAGGCCAATGATCTGAGTGATGTATTCCGTCATATTCCCTCCGTGTCCGTGGGCGGCTCGATCGGTATTGCCCAGAAGGTGTATATCCGCGGTATGGAAGACACCCTGCTGAACGTCACTGTGGATGGCGCGCCCCAGACCGGCACCCTGTTCCATCATATCGGCCGTGTTTCCATCGAGCCCGAGTTGCTGGAGCGGGTGGAAGTCCAGTCCGGTGCTGGCGAGGCCACCAGCGGCCCCGGCGCTATTGGTGGTGCCATCCGCTTCAAGACCAAAGATGCCGACGACCTGCTTGCCAGCGGTGAACAGCTGGGCGCGCGGGTAAAAGGGGCCTATTTCAGTAACGATGGCACCAAAGGCAGTGCTTCCGTGTACGGCAAGCTGGGCGAAAACTGGGGGGTGATTGGCTCCTTCGTCCAGGTCGAGCGCGACAACATGCAGGACGGGGACGGCAACGAAATCCGGGGCACCGCTACCGATCAGAACCTCGCGTTCTTCAAAGTCAGTGGCGACATCGCGGAAAACCAGAAGCTGACCGTCAGCTACGAGCAGCGCGAAGAGTCTGGCGAGTTGAGTCAGCGTCCCAACTGGGTTCTGCTGGAAGATGCACCCCTGTACCCCATGGATGCCGAACGCGAGACCCTGGTCGCCAACTACAGCGCCAAACTGAGCGACGCGCTCAACCTGGAAATCACCGCCTACGACACCAATTCCGATATGGCGCAGGATGGCCGCTGGGGCCTGTACGGTGGCAACACCCAGTCCACCGGCTTTGATATCCGTAATACCAGTACGATCGGTCAGCACCAGTTGACCTACGGTGTCGAGCAACGCAATGACGAAGTGAAAGCCGGGCCCCGCGGTGCCACCGTTCAGGAATATATCGACGCGGGCTGGGAAACCGGACTGTCGGAAAAAGGTGAGGTGCTGGGTGTTTACGTTCAGGATCACTGGCAGGTTACCGAGCCGCTGTTGATCAGCCTCGGGGTACGTTATGACGCCTACGATCTGGAGCAGGTGAATTACACCGGTGAAGCAAGCAGTGATGAGGTCAGCCCGAACATCGGCTTCCGCTACGCGTTCAATGAAGCCTGGACCCTGAGTGCCGGCCATGCCCAGGCGGTGCGCGGCAAGGAAATCGGCGATTCCTTCACTCTCGAAGGTGCAGCCATCGCGCCGGACCTGGCCGCGGAAACTGTGGACAACAATGAGCTGGCCCTGGAGTACGCCGGCGCGGCCCTGGCGTTAAAGGCGGCGGTCTACCAGAGCACGATCGACAATGTGATTTACGATCAGCAGGGCGCGGGCGTTTACTACGAAAACATCGGCGAGCTGGAATCCGATGGCTTTGAGCTGAGTGGGGCATACTCCTATGACAGCTGGTATGTCTCCGCCGCCTACAGCCACAACGATTCCGAGTTGAATGGCAATGTGGTCAATGGCTACGAAAACAATGGCCTGGGCAATACCCGCGGTGATACTTTCACTCTTGGTGTGGACTATGCGCTGTCCGACCAACTGGATCTGGGTTGGAGCCTGACCCACGTACAGGATCTGAACGATGTCGTGGTGCTGCATCGCTCCCTGGAGCTTGGCTGGATTGACGAACTGCAGACTATCGACAAGCCGGGCTACCAGGTACACGATGTCTACCTGCGTTGGCAGCCTCTCCAGGATGACAGCCTTGCGGTCAACTTTGCCGTGCAGAACCTGTTTGACGAGCACTATCGCGATCACTCCAGTGTGGGGGATTACAGCCATATTCCGGGTTGGGAAATTGTATCCGGCCTGTATGAAGCCGGCCGCGATGTCCGCCTGTCTGTAGATTATCGTTTCTGA
- a CDS encoding sensor histidine kinase has protein sequence MNRRLLWKLILLITAGIVAMFYLINYVTLRAEEEMSMLSQAHRDELRGWGREAEALYRSGDRASLQRWLDQLQQREETIAEVVSYSIAHLAGSRGLEERYSGNKLGRDVDWKIHLYFPENPVMEIPFENSETSFLVLLPDRMRPGSNWQTTRLLLQIFLPALVLAILSVLLYRHIMQPLTSLQRATREFSRGDFTVRVRPQLGGRRDEFSELATTFDQMAARIGEQLVNQRQLIADFSHELRTPLTRLEIAIENLGKHYPADPNVQRLYRESRHFRKLTEDTLTLAWLDNEQPHLRGETLDLVDLIDVIVDDARFEFPDRKIATQLPESAVLENSSHQAVGQALENILRNALRYTPAGEAVEIALESCRVQSGEAGYQVTIADRGPGVPEALLETIFRPFFQAEPSRNTGESGSSSTGGVGLGLALARRQLRAVGGQVAAANRPEGGLSMTIFLPSV, from the coding sequence ATGAATCGCCGTCTGTTGTGGAAACTGATTCTGCTGATTACCGCCGGCATTGTCGCCATGTTCTACCTCATCAACTACGTCACCCTGCGGGCGGAGGAGGAAATGAGCATGCTCAGCCAGGCGCACCGGGACGAACTGCGCGGTTGGGGGCGGGAGGCGGAAGCGCTGTATCGGTCCGGCGACCGGGCGTCCCTGCAGCGTTGGCTCGATCAGTTGCAGCAGCGCGAAGAGACCATTGCCGAGGTGGTCAGTTATTCCATTGCGCACCTGGCGGGCAGCCGCGGTCTCGAAGAGCGTTACAGCGGCAATAAACTGGGGCGGGATGTAGACTGGAAAATCCACCTGTATTTTCCCGAAAACCCGGTGATGGAAATTCCCTTTGAAAATTCTGAGACCAGTTTCCTGGTTCTGCTTCCTGACCGTATGCGGCCGGGCAGTAACTGGCAGACCACCCGCCTGCTGTTGCAGATTTTTCTGCCCGCCCTGGTGCTCGCCATCCTGTCGGTGCTGCTGTACCGCCATATCATGCAGCCGCTGACCAGCCTGCAGCGGGCCACCCGGGAATTCAGCCGTGGAGACTTCACCGTGCGGGTGCGCCCGCAGCTGGGTGGACGCCGGGACGAGTTCAGCGAACTCGCCACCACCTTCGACCAGATGGCCGCGCGCATTGGCGAGCAATTGGTGAATCAGCGGCAGTTGATTGCGGACTTTTCCCACGAATTGCGCACCCCGCTCACCCGCCTGGAAATCGCCATCGAAAACCTCGGCAAACACTACCCGGCAGATCCGAATGTGCAACGCCTGTACCGGGAGTCCCGGCATTTCCGCAAGCTTACCGAGGATACCCTGACACTCGCCTGGCTCGACAACGAACAGCCGCACCTGCGCGGGGAAACCCTGGACCTGGTGGACCTGATCGATGTGATTGTCGACGATGCCCGGTTTGAATTTCCCGACCGGAAGATTGCCACCCAGCTGCCGGAGTCCGCAGTGCTCGAAAACAGCAGCCATCAGGCCGTGGGGCAGGCACTGGAAAATATCCTGCGCAATGCGCTGCGCTATACCCCCGCTGGCGAAGCGGTAGAGATTGCGCTGGAGAGCTGCCGTGTGCAGAGCGGGGAAGCGGGGTATCAGGTCACTATTGCGGACCGTGGCCCCGGGGTGCCAGAAGCACTGCTGGAAACCATATTTCGCCCCTTCTTTCAGGCGGAGCCTTCCCGCAATACCGGTGAATCGGGCAGTAGTAGTACCGGTGGCGTTGGCCTGGGGCTGGCGCTGGCACGGCGCCAGCTCAGGGCCGTGGGTGGTCAGGTGGCGGCCGCCAACCGACCCGAGGGTGGACTTTCTATGACTATTTTCCTTCCGTCAGTCTAG
- a CDS encoding response regulator transcription factor produces the protein MNPNPASCRILIAEDDTELNQQMVTLIRDAGYQTGSCLDGEAVLEEVARESYQLILLDLMLPKLDGLSVLRLLRKSSEIPVIVVTARGAEEERITGLRHGADDYIAKPFNPVELLLRVEALLRRAQPALAPKRESLEIDQLNLRLSDLQATVGERKLDLTAIQFNLLWELATNRGEVLSKAYLSREVLNRPLGAYDRSLDMHLSRVRRKLSQAGWRGERLQTVRGKGYCLK, from the coding sequence ATGAATCCCAATCCCGCCTCCTGCCGTATCCTGATTGCCGAAGACGACACCGAACTCAATCAGCAGATGGTCACCCTGATCCGCGATGCCGGCTACCAAACCGGCAGTTGTCTGGACGGCGAAGCGGTACTAGAGGAAGTGGCGCGCGAGTCCTATCAACTGATTCTGCTGGACCTGATGCTACCCAAGCTGGATGGCCTTTCGGTTTTGCGTTTGCTGCGTAAATCCAGCGAGATCCCGGTTATCGTGGTCACCGCCCGGGGCGCCGAAGAGGAGCGGATCACCGGCCTGCGCCACGGGGCCGATGACTATATTGCCAAGCCGTTCAATCCCGTGGAGCTGTTGCTGCGCGTCGAGGCACTGTTGCGCCGGGCGCAACCGGCCTTGGCGCCGAAGCGGGAATCTCTGGAAATCGATCAGTTGAATCTGCGGCTGTCGGACCTGCAAGCAACGGTAGGGGAGAGGAAGCTGGATCTCACCGCGATCCAGTTCAACCTGCTGTGGGAGCTGGCGACGAATCGTGGAGAGGTATTGAGCAAAGCCTACCTTTCCCGCGAAGTATTGAACCGCCCCCTCGGGGCTTACGACCGCAGTCTGGATATGCACCTGAGCCGGGTGCGACGCAAACTCTCTCAGGCGGGCTGGCGCGGTGAGCGCCTGCAGACGGTGCGTGGAAAAGGATACTGCCTGAAATGA
- the rsgA gene encoding ribosome small subunit-dependent GTPase A: MSKSLISRRPAFRRGALSSADNNHQPSNSPLQALGWKPFFQQQLSLEELAECEPVKVMAVHRSQVEVTGDAGDEAVLVNGPLFDDAAERPTVGDWLLLARQTRKPVRRLDRSSLFKRMAPGAKQAQLIAANVDNVLIVSSCNHDFNLSRVERYLALVREAGCRACLVLTKADPAANHDQYHEALKGHRDLPVVLVNALDTASVEPLREYCRSGETLALLGSSGVGKSTLLNSLAGSELAATSDIREDDSKGRHTTRHRALYTIPNGGLLLDSPGMRELGLADVREGLAATFADISALAEKCRFADCAHESEPGCAVQAAVESGELDERRLRNWRKLEREVARNSKTLAEARADDRALGQFYRAVQSHARAHKKRTD, translated from the coding sequence TTGAGTAAATCCCTGATTTCACGCCGCCCGGCGTTCCGGCGCGGTGCTCTTTCCAGTGCGGACAATAATCATCAGCCCAGCAATTCTCCGCTGCAGGCGCTCGGCTGGAAGCCGTTTTTCCAGCAGCAGTTGAGCCTGGAGGAGCTGGCGGAGTGCGAGCCGGTAAAGGTGATGGCGGTGCACCGCAGTCAGGTCGAGGTGACCGGCGATGCCGGTGACGAGGCGGTACTGGTAAACGGTCCGCTGTTTGATGATGCCGCCGAGCGGCCCACGGTGGGCGACTGGCTGTTGCTGGCGCGGCAAACCCGCAAGCCGGTGCGCCGGCTGGACCGCAGCAGCCTGTTCAAACGCATGGCGCCCGGTGCCAAGCAGGCGCAGCTGATTGCGGCGAATGTGGATAACGTGCTGATCGTTTCCTCCTGCAATCACGACTTCAACCTGTCCCGGGTGGAACGCTATCTGGCGCTGGTGCGCGAGGCCGGCTGCCGCGCCTGCCTGGTGCTGACCAAGGCGGACCCGGCGGCGAACCATGACCAGTATCATGAGGCGCTCAAGGGGCATCGCGACCTGCCGGTGGTGCTGGTGAATGCGCTGGATACCGCGAGCGTGGAGCCGCTGCGGGAATACTGCCGCAGTGGTGAGACCCTGGCGCTGCTGGGTTCATCCGGTGTGGGCAAGTCCACACTGCTGAACAGTCTTGCCGGCAGCGAGCTGGCGGCGACCAGCGATATCCGCGAAGACGACAGCAAGGGCCGGCACACCACCCGACACCGTGCGCTGTACACCATCCCCAATGGTGGTCTGCTGCTGGACAGCCCGGGCATGCGCGAGCTGGGGCTTGCGGATGTGCGCGAAGGGCTGGCGGCAACCTTCGCGGATATCAGTGCGCTGGCCGAAAAATGCCGTTTTGCCGATTGCGCCCACGAGTCGGAACCGGGCTGTGCGGTGCAGGCGGCGGTGGAGTCTGGCGAGCTGGACGAGCGGCGGCTGCGCAACTGGCGCAAGCTGGAGCGGGAAGTGGCGCGCAACAGCAAGACACTGGCGGAAGCCCGCGCGGATGACCGCGCTCTGGGGCAGTTCTACCGCGCGGTGCAGAGCCATGCGCGAGCCCACAAAAAGCGCACGGACTGA
- the ribA gene encoding GTP cyclohydrolase II: protein MTIRYVESCKLPTSWGMFDMHGFEEVKTGKEHVVLSMGDLDTDTPVLARIHSECLTGDGLFSLRCDCGAQLQYAMHRIATEGRGVIFYLRQEGRGIGLLNKIRAYHLQDAGADTVEANEQLGFGADMRDYSILKPMIDHLGIQSIRLMTNNPRKVKALQDLGVEVSERLPHQSGRNPHNVNYLSTKKGKLGHLFDDENGTEKE, encoded by the coding sequence TTGACCATTCGTTACGTGGAGTCCTGCAAACTGCCGACTTCCTGGGGCATGTTTGATATGCACGGTTTCGAGGAAGTGAAAACCGGCAAGGAACATGTGGTTCTGAGCATGGGCGACCTGGATACGGACACGCCGGTACTGGCCCGTATTCACTCCGAGTGCCTGACCGGTGACGGACTCTTCTCTCTGCGCTGCGATTGCGGCGCCCAGCTGCAGTATGCGATGCACCGTATCGCCACCGAGGGACGGGGTGTAATTTTCTATCTGCGCCAGGAAGGTCGGGGTATTGGTCTGCTGAATAAGATCCGCGCCTATCACCTTCAGGATGCGGGGGCCGATACCGTGGAGGCGAACGAGCAGCTGGGGTTTGGCGCAGATATGCGCGATTACTCGATCCTCAAACCGATGATCGACCACCTGGGTATCCAGTCCATCCGCCTGATGACCAATAACCCGCGCAAGGTTAAGGCGCTGCAGGATCTGGGTGTGGAAGTCAGCGAGCGCCTGCCCCACCAGTCCGGTCGCAACCCGCACAATGTGAATTATCTCTCCACCAAGAAGGGCAAACTGGGTCACCTGTTCGACGACGAGAACGGCACCGAGAAAGAGTGA
- a CDS encoding retropepsin-like aspartic protease family protein, with translation MKMRNLVVSIALLMTPLLSGAQDVRLQAIFGTSAMFEIDGKRRLLKSGKTSPEGVRLVLVTSEYALVSIDGREQKLTLAAPVAANYQQAERAEVRLNADSRGHYSTTAWINGRRVNVMVDTGATSIAFNYPTAKSLGLDLARARPMTVSTASGVEKAYRLNLASVTIGGITVHNVDATVLGSDFPRVTLLGNSFLSRVDMQQQEGLLLLRARN, from the coding sequence ATGAAAATGCGTAATCTGGTGGTATCGATTGCTTTATTAATGACGCCGTTACTGAGCGGTGCACAGGACGTGCGCCTGCAGGCGATTTTTGGCACCAGTGCCATGTTCGAAATTGACGGCAAGCGGCGGTTGCTGAAGTCCGGCAAGACTTCACCGGAAGGCGTCAGACTGGTTTTAGTCACCAGTGAATACGCGCTGGTGTCGATCGACGGGCGCGAGCAGAAGCTCACCCTGGCCGCCCCGGTGGCGGCGAATTACCAGCAGGCAGAGCGGGCAGAAGTGCGCCTGAATGCGGACAGCCGCGGCCATTACAGTACCACCGCCTGGATCAATGGCCGGCGGGTGAATGTGATGGTGGATACCGGCGCGACCAGTATCGCGTTTAACTACCCCACCGCCAAAAGCCTGGGGCTGGATCTTGCCCGCGCGCGGCCGATGACCGTCTCCACCGCCAGTGGCGTGGAAAAGGCCTATCGCCTGAATCTCGCCAGCGTCACCATCGGCGGTATTACCGTGCACAATGTGGATGCGACAGTGTTGGGCAGTGACTTCCCCCGGGTGACCCTGCTGGGCAACAGTTTTTTGAGCCGCGTGGATATGCAGCAACAGGAAGGTCTGTTGCTGCTCCGTGCGCGCAATTGA
- a CDS encoding phosphatidylglycerophosphatase A family protein, which yields MSEKKTPLPTPTFAELLRSPVMLLAFGFGSGLAKKAPGTFGTVAAIPFWYGLQFLSPVAYMGVLVVTFILGCYLCGAASKKLGVHDHGGIVWDEFVGYWLTMFMAPAGWLWALYGFVLFRIFDIAKPQPIGWVDRRVHGGLGIMLDDILAGIYAALVLQGTAYLIHTL from the coding sequence ATGAGCGAGAAAAAGACCCCCCTACCCACGCCCACGTTTGCCGAGTTACTCCGCAGCCCGGTCATGCTGCTGGCATTCGGTTTTGGCTCCGGCCTTGCGAAAAAGGCCCCGGGCACTTTCGGTACTGTGGCTGCAATTCCGTTCTGGTATGGCCTGCAGTTTCTGTCGCCGGTCGCCTATATGGGCGTGCTTGTGGTCACTTTTATTCTCGGTTGCTACCTGTGTGGCGCCGCCTCGAAGAAGCTCGGTGTGCACGACCACGGCGGGATCGTGTGGGATGAATTTGTCGGCTACTGGCTGACCATGTTTATGGCCCCCGCCGGTTGGCTGTGGGCGCTGTACGGCTTTGTGCTGTTCCGCATCTTTGATATTGCCAAGCCACAGCCCATTGGCTGGGTGGACCGCCGGGTACATGGTGGTCTGGGAATTATGCTCGACGATATACTGGCGGGTATCTACGCCGCGCTGGTATTGCAGGGCACGGCTTATCTGATCCACACACTCTGA
- the thiL gene encoding thiamine-phosphate kinase, which produces MPGPGEFELIREYFGSRFNTGARQGSDAYTVALGIGDDCALLNPPAGKTLATSVDTLVAGVHFPAAEDPFRIACRALRVNLSDLAAMNAEPLWFTLALTLRDSDPEWLEPFARGLAQTANQYGITLVGGDTTKGPLSITIQVTGACEKPLRRDGAGAGDRVFVSNQLGAAAAALPLILREVDGSVTQMKQAFAAYHFPEPQFAVARAIGPYASAALDISDGFLGDLGHICEASGLGADLNLDDFPVAELARTMKGATALETALTGGDDYQLCFTLPEKHLQTVQKLQLPITAVGRMRAAAGIQCTLDGKPWQPGATGYRHF; this is translated from the coding sequence ATGCCCGGCCCCGGTGAATTTGAACTGATTCGGGAGTACTTTGGTTCCCGTTTTAACACCGGCGCTCGGCAGGGCAGTGACGCGTATACTGTTGCACTGGGGATTGGCGACGACTGCGCACTGCTGAATCCACCCGCTGGCAAAACCCTCGCCACCAGTGTCGATACCCTGGTGGCGGGCGTGCACTTCCCTGCAGCTGAAGACCCATTCCGGATTGCCTGCCGCGCCCTGCGGGTGAACCTGTCCGATCTCGCCGCCATGAATGCTGAACCCCTGTGGTTCACCCTCGCACTTACCCTGCGCGACAGTGATCCCGAGTGGCTGGAGCCATTCGCCCGCGGACTGGCGCAAACCGCGAATCAGTACGGGATTACGCTGGTGGGGGGCGATACCACCAAAGGCCCACTGTCTATCACCATTCAAGTGACCGGCGCCTGTGAAAAGCCACTGCGCCGGGACGGCGCCGGCGCCGGTGATAGGGTGTTCGTCTCCAATCAGCTAGGTGCAGCTGCGGCGGCGCTGCCGTTGATACTGCGGGAAGTGGATGGCAGCGTGACACAGATGAAGCAGGCCTTTGCCGCCTACCACTTCCCCGAGCCACAGTTTGCCGTGGCCCGGGCGATTGGTCCCTACGCCAGCGCCGCGCTGGATATTTCCGATGGTTTTCTCGGAGATCTCGGGCATATCTGCGAGGCGAGTGGGCTCGGCGCGGATCTGAATCTGGACGACTTTCCTGTTGCAGAGCTGGCGCGCACCATGAAAGGAGCCACCGCACTGGAAACCGCACTGACCGGCGGCGACGACTACCAGCTGTGTTTTACCCTGCCGGAAAAGCATCTCCAGACAGTACAGAAGTTACAGTTGCCGATCACCGCCGTTGGCAGGATGCGCGCAGCCGCAGGAATCCAGTGCACCCTTGACGGCAAGCCATGGCAGCCCGGCGCCACCGGTTACCGGCACTTTTAA